The Anastrepha ludens isolate Willacy chromosome 2, idAnaLude1.1, whole genome shotgun sequence genome contains a region encoding:
- the LOC128865384 gene encoding defective chorion protein, FC125 isoform isoform X1 — MIWFKRCALVAFLLAISVSSFVSSQDKAAPTRQNDSPAGMDEDTIDLTPSIELVSEKTEGDRGADQIVGQSSLSPLLGQSLLTPGPINTLSLLFPALSSALLWGNLFPPLSFLGPQALLGSTQVLGSSQSDQLPSASKVVLVLAEDRDPHVAMRAANQEAARTIRQNDVFGQLLSQIRQADLGQMLSQSLEQMQQQIPAQLLQQNAEQFLQQIVSQDVSQSLGQMLSQTFQPLPGLDLSQLPLLGQAPPSGEPAVVAALDQAEGGSEAAAAADDVLTPNTPAFQIPNIQSAIDASTQMLGQVFQQPNADANSGFQLPNIQSALDAGTQMLGQAFQQTNADGSSGGFQFPNIQSVIDSGSQMLSQSGGLFNLRPLQSLDPPMSDSDAEPAASQISEVRVKPDVSPTAQNERKMQTAAGMDELKMLSAMQKAFIHKKLPILWFRMPSDSPERDDDFELKHHANSKNKNMDEQLESKLQAFERQVIAELKFLQDIERKAKEMRAASKAGATDKTSKDATNHHASILSKIPVHKITRADIEKALNDDYVKKLLHMAAITNRKASEKTLNGAPSKRQTMTSKSSITPRQMSRDEIMRLLAYAYRMANANGIQMMEVSDSKKLNKPPQSDSEGSAKQLNDENWLRNSKARQWEGERMQMLRMQNFEQNPTRMSMDRQMPEKTTAMGRQSLDEQTPPINENPMQTKPMPMEQQRPAMQQMQRMQSPFTADQRQWIDPNMGMRSWMQENTQMPVQRQWIDTQSQRFPSENTQQPPATTEQSLPAMPILMAMQQPPMMMEEPRMAMQLPQADTQGGDGMMLQQMHPEMQRQMQELDMLGLATPQMPDNEGKARFKGHMFLDDFGKILKGKGKGKGVRPTIINYYYNAGGRRPSHVYSTYAGTSYGGGPSYGTSYGPSYGQSYGPSYGTSYGQSYSQSYGGSSGGAYRMAVGDDEIQAMLKEHNHMEMMPNTDPIPVIAAYAPTATFQSTTPPATDNLNQKQPVTETFPHNDKHNSAATATPPIAHTSKMSSCNESLETPFHSKDPEEVGSLFSYSPKMFEPFMGLQSVPAYESDPWNYKPYDLHHPLYESDGSYEPYINNKRTKRNTHTRTNHILTPSILDYFLKIRANFEKSFPQLYKTLRDQQRALNLTRVSVKPPVIPEEVAYPPTELGAAEMLPSDLSSTPSNEPTPKSDDGIDYFLFDDDDDD; from the exons ATGATTTGG TTTAAACGTTGTGCTTTAGTGGCATTTTTGCTGGCCATATCCGTGTCGTCGTTCGTGTCTAGTCAGGATAAAGCCGCTCCTACACGGCAAAATGATTCTCCTGCCGGTATGGATGAAGATACAATCGATCTGACGCCATCTATAGAACTTGTATCGGAAAAAACCGAAGGCGATCGTGGTGCTGACCAG ATTGTGGGCCAGTCGTCATTGTCGCCATTACTTGGACAGAGCCTCCTCACGCCAGGACCAATAAACACATTAAGTTTACTATTTCCAGCGCTGAGTTCAGCGCTTTTATGGGGTAACCTATTTCCTCCGTTATCATTTTTAGGTCCACAGGCGCTGCTGGGCTCAACACAAGTGTTGGGCAGTTCACAGTCCGACCAGCTGCCGTCTGCATCAAAGGTGGTGTTAGTGTTAGCTGAAGATCGTGACCCTCATGTTGCCATGAGAGCCGCTAATCAGGAAGCTGCACGTACAATTCGTCAAAATGATGTGTTCGGCCAGCTGCTGAGTCAAATACGTCAAGCTGATTTGGGGCAAATGTTGTCGCAGTCGTTAGAGCAAATGCAGCAGCAAATTCCTGCACAACTGTTACAGCAAAATGCGGAGCAATTTTTGCAGCAGATTGTATCACAAGACGTATCGCAGTCGTTGGGCCAGATGTTGTCGCAAACGTTTCAACCATTGCCCGGTTTAGATCTTTCTCAGCTTCCGTTGTTGGGGCAAGCACCACCGTCCGGTGAGCCCGCAGTGGTTGCCGCCTTAGATCAGGCAGAGGGCGGCAGTGAGGCCGCTGCTGCAGCCGATGATGTACTAACACCGAATACGCCAGCCTTCCAAATTCCAAACATTCAATCAGCCATAGACGCTAGCACTCAAATGTTGGGTCAAGTTTTTCAACAACCCAATGCTGATGCAAATTCTGGTTTTCAGCTCCCAAATATTCAATCAGCTCTCGATGCAGGCACCCAAATGCTTGGACAAGCCTTTCAGCAAACTAATGCGGATGGATCTTCTGGTGGATTTCAATTTCCCAACATTCAGTCTGTCATAGATTCTGGCTCTCAAATGCTCAGCCAAAGTGGGGGTTTATTCAATCTTCGTCCGTTGCAATCGTTAGACCCGCCTATGTCTGATTCAGATGCAGAGCCAGCAGCTTCGCAGATTTCTGAAGTGCGCGTGAAACCGGATGTAAGTCCAACTGCTCAAAATGAACGAAAAATGCAAACAGCCGCAGGTATGGatgaattaaaaatgctttccGCCATGCAAAAAGCTTTCATCCATAAGAAGTTACCTATATTATGGTTCCGTATGCCATCCGACTCACCTGAAAGGGACGATGACTTTGAATTGAAACACCATgcaaattctaaaaacaaaaatatggatGAACAACTCGAATCCAAATTGCAAGCTTTTGAACGTCAGGTTATAGCTGAATTAAAGTTCCTGCAGGATATTGAGCGTAAGGCTAAGGAAATGCGGGCGGCCTCAAAAGCAGGAGCCACCGACAAAACTTCCAAGGATGCCACCAATCACCATGCAAGCATCCTGAGTAAGATACCGGTGCATAAGATAACACGAGCTGATATCGAGAAAGCTCTGAACGATGATTACGTGAAAAAACTGTTACATATGGCCGCAATCACAAATCGGAAAGCAAGTGAGAAGACGCTCAATGGCGCTCCTAGTAAGCGCCAAACCATGACTTCTAAATCCTCCATAACACCAAGGCAAATGTCAAGAGACGAAATTATGCGGTTGCTAGCCTATGCATATCGAATGGCGAATGCTAATGGCATACAGATGATGGAAGTTTCCGATTCTAAGAAGCTAAACAAGCCACCTCAGTCCGATTCGGAGGGCTCTGCAAAACAGTTAAATGACGAGAATTGGTTAAGAAATTCGAAAGCGAGACAATGGGAAGGCGAACGCATGCAGATGCTTCGTATGCAAAATTTTGAACAGAATCCCACAAGGATGTCTATGGATAGGCAAATGCCGGAAAAAACGACAGCAATGGGACGTCAATCGTTGGATGAACAAACACCACCAATTAATGAAAATCCAATGCAAACAAAACCTATGCCAATGGAACAACAACGCCCAGCAATGCAACAAATGCAGAGGATGCAGTCGCCTTTTACCGCAGATCAACGGCAATGGATTGACCCGAATATGGGTATGCGCAGTTGGATGCAAGAAAATACCCAAATGCCTGTGCAAAGGCAGTGGATCGACACACAGTCACAGAGATTCCCAAGCGAAAATACTCAACAGCCACCAGCTACTACAGAGCAATCGCTACCTGCAATGCCGATCTTAATGGCAATGCAGCAGCCGCCTATGATGATGGAAGAGCCTAGGATGGCAATGCAACTACCGCAGGCGGACACGCAAGGAGGTGACGGGATGATGTTACAACAGATGCACCCTGAGATGCAACGACAAATGCAGGAGCTAGATATGCTAGGCTTGGCCACTCCACAAATGCCCGATAATGAGGGAAAAGCTCGTTTTAAAG GCCACATGTTTCTCGATGATTTTGGCAAGATCCTTAAAGGTAAAGGCAAAGGCAAAGGCGTAAGACCTACAATTATTAACTACTATTACAATGCGGGCGGCCGTCGACCCAGCCACGTATATAGTACCTACGCCGGTACCAGTTACGGTGGTGGCCCGAGCTATGGCACGAGCTACGGCCCGAGCTATGGCCAGAGCTATGGCCCGAGCTATGGCACGAGCTATGGCCAGAGCTATAGCCAGAGTTATGGTGGAAGTTCCGGAGGAGCTTATAGAATGGCTGTAGGCGATGATGAAATTCAAGCAATGCTTAAGGAACACAACCACATG GAAATGATGCCCAACACAGACCCCATACCCGTTATTGCTGCATACGCGCCAACCGCCACATTCCAGTCAACGACACCACCAGCCACTGACAACCTCAACCAGAAGCAGCCCGTCACAGAAACCTTTCCGCATAATGATAAGCATAATTCAGCAGCAACTGCTACCCCTCCAATCGCACATACATCAAAGATGTCAAG CTGCAATGAAAGTCTAGAAACTCCATTTCATTCGAAGGATCCCGAAGAAGTAGGTTCCCTTTTCAGTTATAGTCCGAAAATGTTTGAACCTTTTATGGGTTTACAATCCGTACCCGCCTACGAAAGCGATCCCTGGAATTATAAACCATATGACTTGCATCACCCGCTCTATGAGAGTGACGGCAGTTATGAACCTTATATCAACAACAAACGCACGAAACGAAATACCCACACGCGCACCAACCACATACTCACGCCTAGTATTCTGGACTATTTTCTAAAGATACGCGCGAATTTCGAAAAGAGCTTTCCTCAGCTATACAAAACCTTGCGTGATCAGCAACGCGCTCTTAATTTGACACGCGTATCCGTTAAACCGCCTGTGATACCTGAGGAAGTCGCGTATCCCCCAACAGAACTGGGTGCTGCCGAAATGTTGCCATCGGATTTGAGCTCCACTCCAAGCAATGAACCCACGCCTAAAAGTGATGATGGCATAGATTATTTCTTATTTgacgacgatgatgatgattag
- the LOC128865384 gene encoding defective chorion protein, FC106 isoform isoform X2, which produces MIWFKRCALVAFLLAISVSSFVSSQDKAAPTRQNDSPAGMDEDTIDLTPSIELVSEKTEGDRGADQIVGQSSLSPLLGQSLLTPGPINTLSLLFPALSSALLWGNLFPPLSFLGPQALLGSTQVLGSSQSDQLPSASKVVLVLAEDRDPHVAMRAANQEAARTIRQNDVFGQLLSQIRQADLGQMLSQSLEQMQQQIPAQLLQQNAEQFLQQIVSQDVSQSLGQMLSQTFQPLPGLDLSQLPLLGQAPPSGEPAVVAALDQAEGGSEAAAAADDVLTPNTPAFQIPNIQSAIDASTQMLGQVFQQPNADANSGFQLPNIQSALDAGTQMLGQAFQQTNADGSSGGFQFPNIQSVIDSGSQMLSQSGGLFNLRPLQSLDPPMSDSDAEPAASQISEVRVKPDVSPTAQNERKMQTAAGMDELKMLSAMQKAFIHKKLPILWFRMPSDSPERDDDFELKHHANSKNKNMDEQLESKLQAFERQVIAELKFLQDIERKAKEMRAASKAGATDKTSKDATNHHASILSKIPVHKITRADIEKALNDDYVKKLLHMAAITNRKASEKTLNGAPSKRQTMTSKSSITPRQMSRDEIMRLLAYAYRMANANGIQMMEVSDSKKLNKPPQSDSEGSAKQLNDENWLRNSKARQWEGERMQMLRMQNFEQNPTRMSMDRQMPEKTTAMGRQSLDEQTPPINENPMQTKPMPMEQQRPAMQQMQRMQSPFTADQRQWIDPNMGMRSWMQENTQMPVQRQWIDTQSQRFPSENTQQPPATTEQSLPAMPILMAMQQPPMMMEEPRMAMQLPQADTQGGDGMMLQQMHPEMQRQMQELDMLGLATPQMPDNEGKARFKGHMFLDDFGKILKGKGKGKGVRPTIINYYYNAGGRRPSHVYSTYAGTSYGGGPSYGTSYGPSYGQSYGPSYGTSYGQSYSQSYGGSSGGAYRMAVGDDEIQAMLKEHNHMATHFRK; this is translated from the exons ATGATTTGG TTTAAACGTTGTGCTTTAGTGGCATTTTTGCTGGCCATATCCGTGTCGTCGTTCGTGTCTAGTCAGGATAAAGCCGCTCCTACACGGCAAAATGATTCTCCTGCCGGTATGGATGAAGATACAATCGATCTGACGCCATCTATAGAACTTGTATCGGAAAAAACCGAAGGCGATCGTGGTGCTGACCAG ATTGTGGGCCAGTCGTCATTGTCGCCATTACTTGGACAGAGCCTCCTCACGCCAGGACCAATAAACACATTAAGTTTACTATTTCCAGCGCTGAGTTCAGCGCTTTTATGGGGTAACCTATTTCCTCCGTTATCATTTTTAGGTCCACAGGCGCTGCTGGGCTCAACACAAGTGTTGGGCAGTTCACAGTCCGACCAGCTGCCGTCTGCATCAAAGGTGGTGTTAGTGTTAGCTGAAGATCGTGACCCTCATGTTGCCATGAGAGCCGCTAATCAGGAAGCTGCACGTACAATTCGTCAAAATGATGTGTTCGGCCAGCTGCTGAGTCAAATACGTCAAGCTGATTTGGGGCAAATGTTGTCGCAGTCGTTAGAGCAAATGCAGCAGCAAATTCCTGCACAACTGTTACAGCAAAATGCGGAGCAATTTTTGCAGCAGATTGTATCACAAGACGTATCGCAGTCGTTGGGCCAGATGTTGTCGCAAACGTTTCAACCATTGCCCGGTTTAGATCTTTCTCAGCTTCCGTTGTTGGGGCAAGCACCACCGTCCGGTGAGCCCGCAGTGGTTGCCGCCTTAGATCAGGCAGAGGGCGGCAGTGAGGCCGCTGCTGCAGCCGATGATGTACTAACACCGAATACGCCAGCCTTCCAAATTCCAAACATTCAATCAGCCATAGACGCTAGCACTCAAATGTTGGGTCAAGTTTTTCAACAACCCAATGCTGATGCAAATTCTGGTTTTCAGCTCCCAAATATTCAATCAGCTCTCGATGCAGGCACCCAAATGCTTGGACAAGCCTTTCAGCAAACTAATGCGGATGGATCTTCTGGTGGATTTCAATTTCCCAACATTCAGTCTGTCATAGATTCTGGCTCTCAAATGCTCAGCCAAAGTGGGGGTTTATTCAATCTTCGTCCGTTGCAATCGTTAGACCCGCCTATGTCTGATTCAGATGCAGAGCCAGCAGCTTCGCAGATTTCTGAAGTGCGCGTGAAACCGGATGTAAGTCCAACTGCTCAAAATGAACGAAAAATGCAAACAGCCGCAGGTATGGatgaattaaaaatgctttccGCCATGCAAAAAGCTTTCATCCATAAGAAGTTACCTATATTATGGTTCCGTATGCCATCCGACTCACCTGAAAGGGACGATGACTTTGAATTGAAACACCATgcaaattctaaaaacaaaaatatggatGAACAACTCGAATCCAAATTGCAAGCTTTTGAACGTCAGGTTATAGCTGAATTAAAGTTCCTGCAGGATATTGAGCGTAAGGCTAAGGAAATGCGGGCGGCCTCAAAAGCAGGAGCCACCGACAAAACTTCCAAGGATGCCACCAATCACCATGCAAGCATCCTGAGTAAGATACCGGTGCATAAGATAACACGAGCTGATATCGAGAAAGCTCTGAACGATGATTACGTGAAAAAACTGTTACATATGGCCGCAATCACAAATCGGAAAGCAAGTGAGAAGACGCTCAATGGCGCTCCTAGTAAGCGCCAAACCATGACTTCTAAATCCTCCATAACACCAAGGCAAATGTCAAGAGACGAAATTATGCGGTTGCTAGCCTATGCATATCGAATGGCGAATGCTAATGGCATACAGATGATGGAAGTTTCCGATTCTAAGAAGCTAAACAAGCCACCTCAGTCCGATTCGGAGGGCTCTGCAAAACAGTTAAATGACGAGAATTGGTTAAGAAATTCGAAAGCGAGACAATGGGAAGGCGAACGCATGCAGATGCTTCGTATGCAAAATTTTGAACAGAATCCCACAAGGATGTCTATGGATAGGCAAATGCCGGAAAAAACGACAGCAATGGGACGTCAATCGTTGGATGAACAAACACCACCAATTAATGAAAATCCAATGCAAACAAAACCTATGCCAATGGAACAACAACGCCCAGCAATGCAACAAATGCAGAGGATGCAGTCGCCTTTTACCGCAGATCAACGGCAATGGATTGACCCGAATATGGGTATGCGCAGTTGGATGCAAGAAAATACCCAAATGCCTGTGCAAAGGCAGTGGATCGACACACAGTCACAGAGATTCCCAAGCGAAAATACTCAACAGCCACCAGCTACTACAGAGCAATCGCTACCTGCAATGCCGATCTTAATGGCAATGCAGCAGCCGCCTATGATGATGGAAGAGCCTAGGATGGCAATGCAACTACCGCAGGCGGACACGCAAGGAGGTGACGGGATGATGTTACAACAGATGCACCCTGAGATGCAACGACAAATGCAGGAGCTAGATATGCTAGGCTTGGCCACTCCACAAATGCCCGATAATGAGGGAAAAGCTCGTTTTAAAG GCCACATGTTTCTCGATGATTTTGGCAAGATCCTTAAAGGTAAAGGCAAAGGCAAAGGCGTAAGACCTACAATTATTAACTACTATTACAATGCGGGCGGCCGTCGACCCAGCCACGTATATAGTACCTACGCCGGTACCAGTTACGGTGGTGGCCCGAGCTATGGCACGAGCTACGGCCCGAGCTATGGCCAGAGCTATGGCCCGAGCTATGGCACGAGCTATGGCCAGAGCTATAGCCAGAGTTATGGTGGAAGTTCCGGAGGAGCTTATAGAATGGCTGTAGGCGATGATGAAATTCAAGCAATGCTTAAGGAACACAACCACATG GCGACGCATTTCAGGAAATGA